One part of the Solea solea chromosome 16, fSolSol10.1, whole genome shotgun sequence genome encodes these proteins:
- the LOC131476178 gene encoding large ribosomal subunit protein uL3-like isoform X2 has product MALFESKYDPSARPNTKLELYTFYHPVYDLHQHWLLSPFCHTTGQYTDMSHRKFHAPRHGHLGFLPHKRSKKHRGRVRTWPKDSPSRPVHLTAFLGYKAGMTHTLREVHRTGLKQSKREEVEAVTIIETPPVIVVGVVGYIQTVRGLRSLKTIFAEHLSDECKRRFYKNWYKSKKKAFTKHSKKWQDETGKKQLDKDFAIMKKYCSVIRVIVHSQMRLLPLKQKKAHIMEVQLNGGSTSDKVDWAKEHLEQAVPVTSVFCQDEVIDVIGVTKGRGFKGVTSRWHTKKLPRKTHKGLRKVACIGAWHPARVSYTIARAGQKGYHHRTELNKKGGFPHYGEVNNDFVMVKGCVIGAKKRVLTLRKSLLVHTSRKSQETIELKFIDTTSKFGHGRFQTLQEKRAFMGPLKKDAQKILPETLPEDA; this is encoded by the exons ATGGCGTTGTTTGAAAGCAAATACGACCCCTCAGCTAGGCCAAATACCAAATTAGAGCTCTACACTTTTTATCATCCTGTGTATGACTTGCATCAGCACTGGCTCCTCTCTCCTTTCTGTCATACGACTGGACAATACACGGACATG TCACATCGCAAATTCCATGCACCACGCCATGGGCACTTGGGATTTCTGCCCCACAAGCGTAGCAAAAAGCACAGGGGGAGAGTGCGTACGTGGCCCAAAGATAGTCCCAGCCGACCTGTCCACCTCACTGCCTTCCTGGGATACAAGGCTGGCATGACCCACACCCTCAGAGAAGTGCACCGCACTGGCCTAA AGCAATCAAAacgagaggaggtggaggcagtCACCATCATTGAGACTCCTCCTGTCATCGTGGTGGGGGTGGTGGGATACATTCAGACCGTCCGGGGCTTACGTTCTCTCAAAACCATCTTTGCTGAGCATCTGAGTGATGAGTGCAAGCGCAGATTCTACAAAAACTG gtACAAGAGCAAAAAGAAGGCCTTCACCAAACACAGTAAGAAGTGGCAGGATGAGACGGGAAAGAAACAGCTGGATAAGGATTTTGCCATCATGAAAAAGTACTGTTCAGTCATCAGGGTTATTGTTCACTCCCAG ATGCGACTGCTGCCCTTAAAGCAGAAAAAAGCCCACATCATGGAGGTGCAGCTAAATGGGGGCAGCACGTCAGACAAGGTGGACTGGGCAAAGGAGCATCTGGAGCAGGCTGTGCCAGTAACTTCTGTCTTCTGCCAGGATGAGGTGATTGATGTCATTGGTGTCACCAAGGGTCGTGGCTTCAAAG GTGTGACAAGTCGATGGCACACAAAGAAGCTCCCGAGGAAGACTCACAAGGGTCTGAGGAAGGTGGCCTGTATTGGAGCCTGGCATCCAGCCCGAGTGTCCTACACTATTGCTCGTGCTGGTCAGAAGGGATATCACCACCGCACTGAGCTCAACAAGAAG GGAGGCTTCCCCCACTATGGTGAAGTCAACAACGACTTTGTCATGGTCAAAGGCTGCGTGATCGGGGCTAAGAAACGTGTCCTCACCCTCAGAAAG TCTTTGCTGGTGCATACATCTCGCAAGTCCCAGGAGACCATTGAGCTGAAGTTTATTGACACGACTTCCAAATTCGGTCATGGTCGCTTCCAGACTCTCCAGGAGAAGAGGGCATTTATG GGGCCACTGAAGAAAGATGCCCAAAAGATACTACCAGAGACTCTGCCTGAAGATGCCTGA
- the LOC131476178 gene encoding large ribosomal subunit protein uL3-like isoform X1 produces the protein MALFESKYDPSARPNTKLELYTFYHPVYDLHQHWLLSPFCHTTGQYTDMSHRKFHAPRHGHLGFLPHKRSKKHRGRVRTWPKDSPSRPVHLTAFLGYKAGMTHTLREVHRTGLKQSKREEVEAVTIIETPPVIVVGVVGYIQTVRGLRSLKTIFAEHLSDECKRRFYKNWYKSKKKAFTKHSKKWQDETGKKQLDKDFAIMKKYCSVIRVIVHSQMRLLPLKQKKAHIMEVQLNGGSTSDKVDWAKEHLEQAVPVTSVFCQDEVIDVIGVTKGRGFKGVTSRWHTKKLPRKTHKGLRKVACIGAWHPARVSYTIARAGQKGYHHRTELNKKIYRVGQGLHIQDGKVIRNNASTSYDTSQKTVTPMGGFPHYGEVNNDFVMVKGCVIGAKKRVLTLRKSLLVHTSRKSQETIELKFIDTTSKFGHGRFQTLQEKRAFMGPLKKDAQKILPETLPEDA, from the exons ATGGCGTTGTTTGAAAGCAAATACGACCCCTCAGCTAGGCCAAATACCAAATTAGAGCTCTACACTTTTTATCATCCTGTGTATGACTTGCATCAGCACTGGCTCCTCTCTCCTTTCTGTCATACGACTGGACAATACACGGACATG TCACATCGCAAATTCCATGCACCACGCCATGGGCACTTGGGATTTCTGCCCCACAAGCGTAGCAAAAAGCACAGGGGGAGAGTGCGTACGTGGCCCAAAGATAGTCCCAGCCGACCTGTCCACCTCACTGCCTTCCTGGGATACAAGGCTGGCATGACCCACACCCTCAGAGAAGTGCACCGCACTGGCCTAA AGCAATCAAAacgagaggaggtggaggcagtCACCATCATTGAGACTCCTCCTGTCATCGTGGTGGGGGTGGTGGGATACATTCAGACCGTCCGGGGCTTACGTTCTCTCAAAACCATCTTTGCTGAGCATCTGAGTGATGAGTGCAAGCGCAGATTCTACAAAAACTG gtACAAGAGCAAAAAGAAGGCCTTCACCAAACACAGTAAGAAGTGGCAGGATGAGACGGGAAAGAAACAGCTGGATAAGGATTTTGCCATCATGAAAAAGTACTGTTCAGTCATCAGGGTTATTGTTCACTCCCAG ATGCGACTGCTGCCCTTAAAGCAGAAAAAAGCCCACATCATGGAGGTGCAGCTAAATGGGGGCAGCACGTCAGACAAGGTGGACTGGGCAAAGGAGCATCTGGAGCAGGCTGTGCCAGTAACTTCTGTCTTCTGCCAGGATGAGGTGATTGATGTCATTGGTGTCACCAAGGGTCGTGGCTTCAAAG GTGTGACAAGTCGATGGCACACAAAGAAGCTCCCGAGGAAGACTCACAAGGGTCTGAGGAAGGTGGCCTGTATTGGAGCCTGGCATCCAGCCCGAGTGTCCTACACTATTGCTCGTGCTGGTCAGAAGGGATATCACCACCGCACTGAGCTCAACAAGAAG ATCTATCGTGTTGGTCAGGGTCTCCACATTCAAGATGGAAAAGTGATCCGTAACAATGCCTCCACCAGTTATGACACCAGCCAGAAGACAGTTACCCCAATG GGAGGCTTCCCCCACTATGGTGAAGTCAACAACGACTTTGTCATGGTCAAAGGCTGCGTGATCGGGGCTAAGAAACGTGTCCTCACCCTCAGAAAG TCTTTGCTGGTGCATACATCTCGCAAGTCCCAGGAGACCATTGAGCTGAAGTTTATTGACACGACTTCCAAATTCGGTCATGGTCGCTTCCAGACTCTCCAGGAGAAGAGGGCATTTATG GGGCCACTGAAGAAAGATGCCCAAAAGATACTACCAGAGACTCTGCCTGAAGATGCCTGA